The stretch of DNA AAATTCAATATACCAGATGATTTTAATATAATGTAAGTAATAGCGGTTGATTACGAAGAAAAGGGTGCTGAAATCAAGGAAAAGACAAGAAAGCCAATAGAGGAAATGTTTTTATAATGAGTAGCCAAAGTCCTAAAAGAATGTATGGTACTGGTAACAATTTCGTTATCATAGACTCACGCTCGATAAACAACTTGAATTGGAATTATAGAGAAATTGCCAATCAAAATGGCTGTGACCAAATTATAGTAATAACCAACTCCAGTGCAGCTGATTGCTTTATGCACATTTATAATGCTGACGGTGGTGAAGTCGAAATGTGCGGAAACGCAGCACGTTGCGTTGGATATTTAATAATGTCAGAAAAAAGTACTGAGTATGCCACCATCGAGTTAGTAAACAAGCGCATTTTAGAGTGCTTCAAAGTGGGTGGCAGATCCATAAAGGTCAATATGGGCAAACCACTGTTTAAGTGGCATGAAATTCCTCTTTCCGCTAAGTGTGATCCACTTCATTTACCCATAGAGCTTGAGATGCTAAAAGATCCAGTTGCAGTAAATATTGGTAATCCGCACATGGTTTTTTTTGTTGATAACATAAGCGAAATACCGTTGCAAAGCTTAGGACCAAAGCTAGAAAAGCATACATTATTTCCCAAGAAAGTGAATGTTAACATTGCGCAAGTTGAAAAATCTGGGGAAATATCTTTAAGAGTTTGGGAAAGAGGTACAGGTATCACTGCCTCATGTGGTAGTGCAGCCTGTGCAGCACTTATTGCATCCGTGCTTCGTGGATACTTGATTACTCGACAGACCTCAGTGA from Wolbachia endosymbiont strain TRS of Brugia malayi encodes:
- the dapF gene encoding diaminopimelate epimerase, coding for MSSQSPKRMYGTGNNFVIIDSRSINNLNWNYREIANQNGCDQIIVITNSSAADCFMHIYNADGGEVEMCGNAARCVGYLIMSEKSTEYATIELVNKRILECFKVGGRSIKVNMGKPLFKWHEIPLSAKCDPLHLPIELEMLKDPVAVNIGNPHMVFFVDNISEIPLQSLGPKLEKHTLFPKKVNVNIAQVEKSGEISLRVWERGTGITASCGSAACAALIASVLRGYLITRQTSVNLPGGKLLIEWPDNIFMTGDIGFL